The stretch of DNA GTGCGTGACGACATGCGTCGTTGCCTGCCGAAATGGCCGTCCACGCGCATTCAGACCCTGTACAACCGCATCGACGTGCCAGCCTTGCAGGCCAGTCAGGTGTCGGCTCGCGCAGCCCGCGAGACCCTCGGGCTGGCGGCGGGTGCATTCATTGTTGGCAACGTCGGACGGCTGCACCCGGACAAGGATCAGGCCACGTTGCTGCACGGTTTTGCCGCGGCGTTGCCGGGGCTGCCGGGCAACAGCCAACTGGTGATCCTCGGCAAGGGCCGTCTGGAGCAGGACCTCAAGGAATTGGCGCGCGAACTGGGTATCGGTGACCGGGTACTGTTTCTCGGTCAGGTGCCGGAGGCGCGCAATTACTTCCGCGCCTTCGATGTGTTTGCCCTGAGCTCTGATCACGAACCGTTCGGCATGGTGCTGCTTGAAGCCATGGCCGCCGGCGTGCCTTTGCTCGCCACCGCGTGTGGCGGGGCGAAGGAAGTGGTCGAAGGCGTTGGCATTCTGTTCCCGCTGGGCGATGCCGAACACCTGGCACAAGGCCTGCAACATTTGGCGGGTATGGATGATCAGCAGCGCCGGCAGTGCGCCGAACTGATGCTCGATCGCCTGCGTGAGCGTTTCTCCGACCGTGCGGTGCGCGACACCTTCTGGCGTCTGCCGCAAGTTACCGATCTGGCACCGAGGGGCTGATGCTCAACCGATTTCAAGGCTGGCGCGAACGTGGCTGGTCGCCCGTTGACGCCTCCACCTATGCAACCGCCTGGCAGCGTTTTGGCGGCAGCGTCGCGACCCATCCGCTGGTGGTCGAGCGTCTGGCCGCGCTGGCCGGCATCCCGGTGCGCTATCTGGCGTGGGAGCAGGGCGGTGAAGTCAAAGCGGCAATTCCGACCTGGGGGCGCGATCTGGCGCTGTCCAAGGACGTGCTCAAGCGCAGTGGCAAAAAAGGCCTGTTCGACCTCGGTAACGCCGAGCTGATCCTGCCGGCCGCCGTCGATGCCCAGGCACCGCTGCGTCATCGCGCACGCTATCTGTCAGCGCTCAACGAAAACCGCTTCAGCGGCATCAAGTTGCAGACCGAACAACTGGCCATGGCCCGTACCCCCGAAGAGCTGTCGAAGAAATTTCGCTACAACCAGCGTCGCGAACTGCGCCTGCTGGAAGAGGCAGGCGGTGTGGTGCGTGCGGTCAGCGAGTTCTCCAGTGCCGAACTGGCGGTGATCTACTGTGATCTGTTCCAGCGCCGTTGGGGTTTCCCGGCCACAGGCGCGGCGCGCATGGCCGAGGTCATCGAGCTGCTGCGCGAACTGCTGATCGGCTCGGTGATCTTCCTCAACGATGCGCCGATCGCGATCCAGCTGGTGTACCGCGTCGAAGCGCCGGAGTGGATCAGCGTCGAGTACATCAACGGCGGTGTCGATCCCGAAACCCGCGAATTCAGCCCCGGCAGTGTGTTGAGCTTCCTCAATACGCAAAGTGCCTGGGAACACGCGCGAGCACTGAACAAGCCGCTGCGGTTCTCCTTCGGTCGCGCCGACCGTGAATACAAGGATCGCTGGTGCAATCCTGTGCCGGTGTTCACCGTATGAGTCAGCCCATGAGCCGCAAACAGCAACTGCTCAAGCGTCATCGTCGCAATAAACGCATCACCTTGCTGATCGCCTTGATCGTGTTGATCACGCTCGGTGTGCTGGTCGCGTGGTGGTTGCCGCTGGTGCTTGCGGTGCTCGGCTGGATCGCCCACGAGGCGTGGTTTGCCGATCATCTGTTCTATTCGCCGAAAGACGATTACCAGTACAGCTTTCCACCATTCACTCCGCAGCCGAAGGTTCATCTGAACGGCGAGCGATTGCGCCTGGACGAGGGCGTGATGCTGGTGGACGAGGCCACGCTGATTCTCGCGGTGCGGGTCAAAAGCAGCTGGCTCGGACGCTTCTTCGATCCGCGCGTCGAACTGCTCGGCGGAACGAATCCGGATGCGCAAAGCTTCGAGCGCGGCGCCAATGGCGTGCGTTACCTGAACCTCAGCGGTCAGGCGCAAGCCCTGTCGCAAGGCCAGTTGCGTCTGCGCGGACGGTTCTGCCGGGTGGCCGGCGAGCCGGTGCTGTGGGCGCTGGAACAACCGGACTACCGTCGTCAACGGGTGATGGTGATTGCACCGCATGCCGACGATGCCGAGCTGGCAGCCTACGGCTTGTACAGTCAGGCCGACGAAACCTGGATCGTCACCCTGACCGCTGGCGAGATCGAAGCCGAACATTATCAGCAGATGGGCATGAACAAAGTCGAGGCGGCGCGGCTCAAGGGTCGCCTGCGTGCCTGGGACAGCCTCGCCGTGCCGCGTTGGGCCGGCGTGCCGCAGGAAAACTGCGTGCAGCTCGGTTATTTCTGCCTGCAACTGGCAGCGATGCAGGTTGCGCCGAATCAGGCGGTGGGTTCGCGGGAAGCTGACCTGAACGACACGCGACTGTTTCGCCAGTTGAATCCGTTCACCCTGCCGGGCGACACCGATGGCGCGCCGACCTGGAACAATCTGCTGGCCGACCTGCGTGAAGTGCTGCTGCGCGCGCGCCCGGACGTGATCGTATTGCCGCATCCTACCCTCGATCCGCACCCTGATCATATCTGCGCCCAGCAAGCGGTCTTGCAGGCCTTGCACGGTCTGGACTGGCAGCCGACGCTGCTCGGTTACGCCAACCATTTGCACGACAACGACCGCTGGCCGATGGGCAACACCGGGCAGGGCATTGCCCTGCCGCCGGCCTTCGAATCGACCGTGGCGATGCAGCCGCTGTGCCTGCCACTGTCCATTGAACAGCAGCGAGACAAGGCCATGGCGCTGGGCATGATGCATGACCTGCAGCCACCGGCCCCGTTCAAGCGCCGCCTGCGCCGAGTGATTCAGCGCCTGCTGGCCGGTCGGGCACCCTCGGTGTATGGGGAAAACGAGTTTTTTCGAAAAGCGGTCAGACGCCAGGAATTGTTCTGGTTATTGAAGCACGGTGAACCGGGCGATCAGCGGGGAGAGTCATGAGTCAACGGTCCAAGGTGTTGCAGCTGCAACCCGACTACAACGTCAAAGCCCATGATTTCGCCGACCTGGCCGAGCAGATCGTCAAGGCGTTGCCGTCGGATCGCTATGAAGTCACCGCCGCGTTCCTGCGTGGCAAACCGGGGCCGGGCGAGCCGGTCAGTCGGGCCGACCGTTCGGTGTATTTCGAGTTTTCCGACAAGTCGCTCAAGGGCATGCGCCTGCGGGCGATGTGGCAGCTGTACAAGTTCTGCCGCC from Pseudomonas sp. P8_229 encodes:
- a CDS encoding glycosyltransferase, translating into MTRSAERHVLQFCHGYDGPFLDCARQYASLFAGTGYRVTTVFLTGAADSEVAAACASDEVLFMEYSSKAIRGLKLGAIGDLRKIAASRNFSFCIAHRFKPIYIALLGTSLPVVGVHHAFDDYKRATRKLFAQIFRKRLSLLGVSDAVRDDMRRCLPKWPSTRIQTLYNRIDVPALQASQVSARAARETLGLAAGAFIVGNVGRLHPDKDQATLLHGFAAALPGLPGNSQLVILGKGRLEQDLKELARELGIGDRVLFLGQVPEARNYFRAFDVFALSSDHEPFGMVLLEAMAAGVPLLATACGGAKEVVEGVGILFPLGDAEHLAQGLQHLAGMDDQQRRQCAELMLDRLRERFSDRAVRDTFWRLPQVTDLAPRG
- a CDS encoding PIG-L deacetylase family protein, which translates into the protein MSRKQQLLKRHRRNKRITLLIALIVLITLGVLVAWWLPLVLAVLGWIAHEAWFADHLFYSPKDDYQYSFPPFTPQPKVHLNGERLRLDEGVMLVDEATLILAVRVKSSWLGRFFDPRVELLGGTNPDAQSFERGANGVRYLNLSGQAQALSQGQLRLRGRFCRVAGEPVLWALEQPDYRRQRVMVIAPHADDAELAAYGLYSQADETWIVTLTAGEIEAEHYQQMGMNKVEAARLKGRLRAWDSLAVPRWAGVPQENCVQLGYFCLQLAAMQVAPNQAVGSREADLNDTRLFRQLNPFTLPGDTDGAPTWNNLLADLREVLLRARPDVIVLPHPTLDPHPDHICAQQAVLQALHGLDWQPTLLGYANHLHDNDRWPMGNTGQGIALPPAFESTVAMQPLCLPLSIEQQRDKAMALGMMHDLQPPAPFKRRLRRVIQRLLAGRAPSVYGENEFFRKAVRRQELFWLLKHGEPGDQRGES
- a CDS encoding antimicrobial resistance protein Mig-14, with protein sequence MLNRFQGWRERGWSPVDASTYATAWQRFGGSVATHPLVVERLAALAGIPVRYLAWEQGGEVKAAIPTWGRDLALSKDVLKRSGKKGLFDLGNAELILPAAVDAQAPLRHRARYLSALNENRFSGIKLQTEQLAMARTPEELSKKFRYNQRRELRLLEEAGGVVRAVSEFSSAELAVIYCDLFQRRWGFPATGAARMAEVIELLRELLIGSVIFLNDAPIAIQLVYRVEAPEWISVEYINGGVDPETREFSPGSVLSFLNTQSAWEHARALNKPLRFSFGRADREYKDRWCNPVPVFTV